Proteins co-encoded in one Cupriavidus nantongensis genomic window:
- a CDS encoding glutathione S-transferase family protein, giving the protein MKLVIGNKNYSSWSLRPWLLLRQAGIDFEEVQVRLFTGSFAAEIARYSPAGKVPVLVDGDVTVWDSLAISEYVAERFPEQQLWPADPAERAVARAICAEMHSGFTNVRNQLPMNVTAVLPGRGWNVAVQREVERIAAIWDGLRRQHAARGPFLFGSFTVADAFYAPVVSRFATYGIHLPDDREDAKAYADFVLGLPAMQQWIAGAREERDFLADDEPYRRAPDRADAIIVTH; this is encoded by the coding sequence ATGAAGCTCGTCATCGGCAACAAGAACTATTCCTCCTGGTCGCTGCGCCCCTGGCTGCTGCTGCGCCAGGCCGGCATTGATTTCGAGGAAGTGCAGGTGCGCCTGTTCACCGGCAGCTTCGCCGCCGAGATCGCCCGCTACTCGCCCGCGGGCAAGGTGCCGGTGCTGGTCGACGGCGACGTCACCGTGTGGGATTCGCTGGCGATTTCCGAATACGTGGCCGAGCGCTTCCCCGAGCAGCAGCTGTGGCCGGCCGACCCCGCCGAGCGCGCGGTCGCGCGCGCGATCTGCGCCGAGATGCACTCTGGCTTCACCAACGTGCGCAACCAGTTGCCGATGAACGTGACCGCGGTGCTGCCCGGGCGCGGCTGGAACGTGGCGGTGCAGCGCGAGGTCGAGCGCATCGCCGCGATCTGGGACGGGCTGCGCAGGCAGCATGCGGCGCGCGGGCCGTTCCTGTTCGGCAGCTTCACCGTCGCCGACGCGTTCTATGCGCCGGTGGTGAGTCGCTTCGCCACCTACGGCATCCACCTGCCGGACGACCGCGAAGACGCCAAGGCCTATGCCGATTTCGTGCTGGGCCTGCCAGCGATGCAGCAATGGATTGCCGGCGCGCGCGAGGAACGCGACTTCCTCGCCGACGACGAACCGTACCGGCGGGCCCCGGACCGTGCCGATGCGATAATCGTCACCCACTAG
- a CDS encoding multifunctional CCA addition/repair protein, with amino-acid sequence MQVYAVGGAIRDELLGKPSQDRDYVVVGATPAEMEAAGYRPVGKDFPVFLHPRTQEEYALARTERKTAMGYKGFAFYCEPDVTLEDDLVRRDLTINAMARAVDADGNLTGPVIDPHGGQRDLGARLFRHVSDAFAEDPVRILRLARFAARFHDFNVAAETMRLMREMVAAGEVDALVPERVWQELARGLMEARPSRMFEVLRECGALARLLPELERLWGVPQRADFHPEVDTGVHVMMVIDCAAALDAPLPVRFAALVHDLGKGTTPEDVLPRHIGHELRSVRLLEEVCARLRVPNECRDLAVVVAREHGNIHRSLEFSAAAVVRLLERCDALRKPARFAQALQACEADKRGRKGFEHSEYPQAARLLAAREAAASVDAGAIARACADDVAQIKDRVHAARVAAVAQRLAAQPGE; translated from the coding sequence ATGCAGGTGTATGCCGTGGGCGGCGCGATCCGCGACGAACTGCTGGGCAAGCCCAGCCAGGACCGCGACTACGTGGTCGTCGGCGCGACCCCGGCGGAGATGGAAGCCGCCGGCTACCGCCCGGTGGGCAAGGATTTCCCGGTGTTCCTGCATCCGCGCACGCAGGAGGAGTACGCGCTGGCCCGCACCGAGCGCAAGACCGCGATGGGCTACAAGGGCTTTGCCTTCTACTGCGAGCCCGATGTCACGCTGGAAGACGACCTGGTCCGGCGCGACCTGACCATCAACGCGATGGCGCGCGCGGTCGATGCCGACGGCAACCTGACCGGGCCCGTGATCGATCCGCACGGCGGCCAGCGCGACCTGGGCGCGCGCCTGTTCCGCCATGTCTCCGACGCCTTTGCCGAAGACCCGGTGCGCATCCTGCGGCTGGCGCGCTTTGCCGCGCGCTTCCACGACTTCAACGTTGCCGCCGAGACCATGCGCCTGATGCGCGAGATGGTCGCCGCGGGCGAGGTCGATGCGCTGGTGCCCGAGCGCGTGTGGCAGGAGCTGGCGCGCGGACTGATGGAGGCCCGGCCGTCGCGGATGTTCGAGGTGCTGCGCGAATGCGGCGCGCTGGCGCGGCTGCTGCCCGAGCTGGAGCGGCTGTGGGGCGTGCCGCAGCGCGCCGACTTCCACCCCGAGGTCGATACCGGCGTGCACGTGATGATGGTGATCGACTGCGCCGCGGCGCTCGACGCACCGCTGCCGGTGCGCTTTGCCGCGCTGGTGCATGACCTGGGCAAGGGCACCACGCCGGAAGACGTGCTGCCGCGCCATATTGGCCACGAACTGCGCAGCGTCAGGCTGCTGGAAGAGGTCTGTGCGCGCCTGCGCGTGCCCAACGAATGCCGCGACCTGGCGGTGGTGGTGGCGCGCGAGCACGGCAATATCCACCGCTCGCTTGAGTTCAGCGCCGCCGCGGTGGTGCGGCTGCTGGAGCGCTGCGATGCGCTGCGCAAGCCCGCGCGCTTCGCCCAGGCGCTGCAGGCCTGCGAGGCCGACAAGCGCGGGCGCAAGGGTTTCGAGCACAGCGAATATCCGCAGGCCGCGCGCCTGCTGGCGGCGCGCGAGGCCGCGGCGTCGGTCGATGCGGGCGCCATCGCGCGCGCCTGCGCCGATGACGTGGCGCAGATCAAGGACCGCGTCCATGCCGCGCGCGTGGCGGCGGTGGCGCAGCGGCTCGCGGCGCAGCCGGGCGAGTGA
- a CDS encoding DUF2905 domain-containing protein, whose translation MLRWTLTIFLSVIILSAALPWLQKVGLGRLPGDVRFRVFGREFVLPFASTILISLIALVIGKLL comes from the coding sequence ATGCTGCGCTGGACCCTGACCATCTTCCTGAGCGTGATCATCCTGTCGGCGGCGCTGCCGTGGCTGCAGAAGGTCGGGCTGGGCCGGCTGCCCGGCGACGTGCGCTTCCGGGTGTTCGGGCGCGAGTTCGTGCTGCCGTTCGCGTCGACGATCCTGATCTCGCTGATTGCGCTGGTGATCGGCAAGCTGCTCTGA
- a CDS encoding class I SAM-dependent methyltransferase, producing MQKAASLPLPPADAQAASDTLTARIGESIDAAGGWIGFDRYMALALYAPGLGYYSGGSAKFGRDARDGSDFITAPELSPFFARTLARQFAPLLAQGMPRLLEFGAGTGRLAADLLLGLEQEGQLPDTYAIVELSGELRARQQDTLARRAPHLAERVTWLDTLPAAFEGVIVGNEVLDAMPVQLYARRDGFWHERGVVRDVVRDVVRAAPQADGGAPAFRFEDRPLAEADVPAALRAIPGDHDLVTETHAEAEGFTRAVGAMLARGAAFFIDYGFPGSEYYHPQRAGGTLMCHYRHHAHPDPFLYPGLQDITAHVNFSGIAHAAVESGLTVAGFASQARFLMNAGITELLMALDPSDARAFLPQANAVQKLLSEAEMGELFKVIALTRGLDYGLEDSEPLAGFARGDRCHAL from the coding sequence ATGCAGAAAGCCGCTAGTTTACCCCTTCCCCCCGCCGACGCGCAGGCCGCTTCCGATACCCTTACCGCCCGCATTGGCGAATCGATCGATGCGGCCGGAGGCTGGATCGGCTTCGACCGCTACATGGCGCTGGCGCTGTACGCGCCCGGCCTGGGCTACTACAGCGGCGGCTCGGCCAAGTTCGGGCGCGATGCCCGCGACGGCAGCGACTTCATCACCGCGCCCGAGCTCAGCCCGTTCTTCGCCCGCACGCTGGCACGCCAGTTCGCGCCGCTGCTGGCGCAGGGGATGCCACGCCTGCTGGAATTCGGCGCCGGCACCGGCCGGCTGGCGGCAGACCTGCTGCTGGGGCTGGAACAGGAAGGCCAGTTGCCCGACACCTACGCCATCGTCGAACTGTCGGGCGAGCTGCGCGCGCGCCAGCAGGACACGCTGGCCCGGCGCGCGCCGCACCTGGCCGAGCGCGTCACCTGGCTCGATACGCTGCCGGCCGCTTTCGAAGGCGTGATCGTCGGCAATGAAGTGCTGGATGCGATGCCGGTGCAGCTGTATGCGCGCCGCGACGGCTTCTGGCATGAGCGCGGCGTGGTACGCGATGTGGTACGCGATGTGGTGCGCGCCGCGCCGCAGGCCGATGGCGGCGCGCCCGCGTTCCGCTTCGAGGACCGGCCGCTGGCCGAGGCCGACGTGCCGGCGGCGCTGCGCGCCATCCCTGGCGACCACGACCTCGTCACCGAGACCCATGCCGAGGCCGAGGGCTTTACGCGCGCGGTCGGCGCCATGCTGGCGCGCGGCGCGGCCTTCTTCATCGACTACGGCTTTCCCGGCAGCGAGTACTACCACCCGCAGCGCGCCGGCGGCACGCTGATGTGCCACTACCGCCATCATGCGCACCCGGACCCGTTCCTGTACCCCGGCCTGCAGGACATCACCGCGCACGTCAATTTCAGCGGCATCGCGCATGCCGCGGTGGAATCAGGGCTGACCGTGGCGGGCTTTGCCTCGCAGGCGCGCTTCCTGATGAACGCCGGCATCACCGAGCTGCTGATGGCGCTGGACCCGTCCGACGCGCGCGCCTTCCTGCCGCAGGCCAATGCGGTGCAGAAGCTGCTGTCCGAGGCCGAGATGGGCGAACTGTTCAAGGTGATCGCGCTCACGCGCGGGCTCGACTACGGACTGGAAGACAGCGAGCCGCTGGCCGGCTTTGCCCGCGGCGACCGCTGCCACGCCCTGTAA
- a CDS encoding SDR family oxidoreductase: MPATDNSANQAASQAASQSAGQPAGQPAARGVALVTGGARRLGRAIALELAAQGWDVAVHCHRSVDEAEALATQIRALGRRAAVLRADLADEAATSRLVADCSAALGVPTCLVNNASLFQYDVATSFSYASLDTHMRTNVAAPLLLARELHKALAAAAGPDGAGKAADKAAEKAAEPRGVVINLLDQKLDNLNPDFLSYTLSKAALQTATVQLAQALAPRLRVVGVAPGITLVSGEQSEQSFRRAHRVTPLGQSSTPEDIAQAVAYLAQARAVTGTTLYVDGGQHLMPLARDVMFLTE; the protein is encoded by the coding sequence ATGCCCGCAACCGACAACTCCGCCAACCAAGCCGCCAGCCAAGCCGCCAGCCAGTCCGCTGGCCAGCCCGCTGGCCAGCCCGCCGCCCGCGGCGTGGCCCTCGTGACCGGCGGCGCGCGGCGCCTGGGCCGCGCCATCGCGCTGGAACTGGCGGCGCAGGGCTGGGACGTGGCGGTGCACTGCCATCGCTCGGTCGACGAGGCCGAAGCGCTGGCTACGCAGATCCGCGCGCTCGGGCGCCGCGCCGCGGTGCTGCGCGCCGACCTCGCCGACGAGGCCGCCACCAGCCGGCTGGTGGCCGACTGCAGCGCCGCGCTGGGCGTGCCGACCTGCCTGGTCAACAATGCCTCGCTGTTCCAGTACGACGTCGCGACCAGCTTCTCGTATGCGTCGCTCGATACGCATATGCGCACCAACGTGGCCGCGCCGCTGCTGCTGGCGCGCGAACTGCACAAGGCGCTGGCCGCGGCCGCGGGCCCGGATGGCGCCGGCAAGGCCGCCGACAAGGCGGCCGAGAAGGCGGCCGAACCGCGCGGCGTGGTGATCAACCTGCTCGACCAGAAGCTCGACAACCTGAACCCGGATTTCCTGTCGTACACGCTGTCCAAGGCCGCGCTGCAGACCGCCACGGTGCAGCTGGCGCAGGCGCTGGCGCCGCGCCTGCGCGTGGTCGGCGTGGCCCCGGGCATCACGCTGGTGTCGGGCGAGCAGTCGGAACAGAGCTTCCGCCGCGCGCATCGCGTGACGCCGCTGGGCCAGTCGTCCACGCCCGAGGACATCGCCCAGGCGGTGGCCTACCTGGCGCAGGCGCGCGCCGTGACCGGCACCACGCTGTACGTCGACGGCGGCCAGCACCTGATGCCGCTGGCGCGCGACGTGATGTTCCTGACCGAATGA
- a CDS encoding dihydroneopterin aldolase → MTMLAALSHPSLQDCRRMFLRNYEVQINIGVHEFEKKGEQRVLINIDLFVPLEECTPQADKLDEVVDYDFMRNTVAARMAQGHVHLQETLCDDVARAMLKHPKVRAVRVSTEKPDVYPDCDSVGVEVFHIKQA, encoded by the coding sequence ATGACCATGCTCGCCGCCCTTTCCCACCCCAGCCTGCAGGACTGCCGACGCATGTTCCTGCGCAACTACGAAGTGCAGATCAATATCGGCGTGCATGAATTCGAGAAGAAGGGCGAGCAGCGCGTGCTGATCAATATCGACCTTTTCGTGCCGCTGGAGGAATGCACGCCGCAGGCCGACAAGCTCGACGAAGTGGTCGACTACGACTTCATGCGCAACACCGTCGCCGCGCGCATGGCGCAGGGCCACGTGCACCTGCAGGAAACGCTGTGCGACGACGTCGCGCGCGCCATGCTGAAGCATCCCAAGGTGCGCGCGGTACGCGTGTCGACCGAGAAGCCCGACGTCTACCCGGATTGCGATTCGGTCGGGGTCGAGGTGTTCCATATCAAGCAGGCCTGA